A window from Ureaplasma parvum serovar 3 str. ATCC 27815 encodes these proteins:
- the uvrB gene encoding excinuclease ABC subunit UvrB, with translation MDDFKKFELISDYKPAGDQQKAIDEMVNNINQGIQRQVLLGATGTGKTFSVANVIAKTQLKTLVLAHNKTLAAQLFAELKEMFPHNKVEYFVSYFDYYQPEAYKPITDTYIEKDSVTNAEIEMMRLSTINSLATRNDVIVVASVACIYASVSPIEFTKKNLYLHVGELIEFEQIKYKLVQLGYERKDYDLVPGTFRIRGDLIEIMSGYSDKFKIRISMFGNEVESIDLCDPITNNIISKEQRFILRSASEYIFDDSRLAIAIENIKNELDERVKFFLKNNQLIEAQRIEQRTKQDLESIVEFGFCSGVENYYRHLEHREPFQTPWTIFDFFSYNNQDWLLIVDESHISLPQVKGMHNTDRSRKQTLVEYGFRLPSALDNRPLNYDEFNKKLSKTIYVSATPNDEEIALSDNHIVSQIVRPTGLLDPIIEIRKTEHQIDDLINELMLLKNKNQRAFITVMTIRMAEDLTNYLNNTKIKAAYLHNELKTLERSVIINKLRKGIYDCVVGINLLREGLDVPEVAGVFIFDADKPGFFRSDKSLIQIIGRAARNADGKVIMYADVITQAMQTAINETKRRREIQLAFNLKHNIIPKTIIKPIHEDLSGHDYKQNAELYAAKASKNEYNQKIKELKKKMEEAAKKREYEVAAQYRDMIVELEAIKQSVKSK, from the coding sequence ATGGATGATTTTAAAAAATTTGAATTAATAAGCGATTATAAACCAGCTGGTGACCAACAAAAGGCAATTGATGAAATGGTTAATAATATTAATCAAGGTATTCAACGACAAGTATTATTAGGGGCAACAGGAACAGGAAAAACATTTAGTGTGGCTAATGTAATTGCAAAAACCCAATTAAAGACTTTAGTTCTTGCTCATAATAAAACATTAGCTGCACAATTATTTGCTGAACTTAAAGAAATGTTTCCTCATAATAAAGTTGAATATTTTGTTTCATATTTTGATTATTATCAACCAGAAGCTTATAAACCTATAACTGATACTTATATTGAAAAAGATTCAGTAACAAATGCAGAAATTGAGATGATGCGTTTATCAACTATTAATTCATTGGCTACAAGAAATGATGTCATTGTTGTTGCTTCTGTTGCATGTATTTATGCATCTGTTTCTCCTATAGAATTTACTAAAAAGAATTTATATTTACATGTTGGTGAATTAATCGAATTTGAACAAATTAAATATAAATTAGTTCAATTAGGTTATGAACGAAAAGATTATGATTTAGTGCCAGGAACATTTAGGATTCGTGGTGATTTAATTGAAATTATGTCTGGATATAGTGATAAATTTAAAATAAGAATATCAATGTTTGGAAATGAAGTTGAATCAATTGATCTTTGCGATCCAATTACTAATAATATTATTTCTAAAGAACAAAGGTTTATTTTACGAAGTGCAAGTGAATATATTTTTGATGATTCGCGTTTAGCAATAGCGATTGAAAATATTAAAAATGAACTAGATGAACGAGTTAAATTTTTTCTAAAAAACAATCAATTAATTGAGGCGCAACGGATTGAGCAACGAACTAAACAAGATCTTGAAAGTATTGTAGAGTTTGGTTTTTGTAGTGGAGTTGAAAATTATTATCGTCATCTTGAACATCGTGAACCTTTTCAAACACCATGGACAATTTTTGATTTTTTTTCATATAACAATCAAGATTGATTATTAATTGTAGATGAATCACATATTTCATTACCACAAGTGAAAGGGATGCATAATACAGACCGTAGTCGTAAACAAACATTAGTTGAATACGGATTTCGTTTACCTAGCGCTTTAGATAATCGGCCTTTAAATTATGATGAATTTAATAAAAAACTTTCCAAAACGATTTATGTTTCTGCCACACCAAACGATGAAGAAATTGCGTTATCAGATAATCATATAGTTAGTCAAATTGTTCGTCCTACAGGATTATTAGATCCAATTATTGAAATTAGAAAAACAGAACACCAAATTGATGATTTAATTAATGAATTGATGCTTTTAAAAAACAAGAATCAACGAGCATTTATTACTGTTATGACAATTAGAATGGCTGAGGATTTAACAAATTATTTAAATAATACAAAAATTAAAGCTGCTTATTTACATAATGAATTAAAAACACTAGAGCGTAGTGTTATTATCAATAAATTAAGAAAAGGAATTTATGATTGTGTTGTTGGAATTAATCTTTTAAGAGAAGGATTAGATGTTCCAGAAGTTGCAGGTGTTTTTATTTTTGATGCTGATAAACCTGGTTTTTTTAGAAGTGATAAATCTTTAATTCAAATTATTGGACGTGCAGCACGTAATGCTGATGGTAAAGTAATTATGTATGCTGATGTAATAACACAAGCCATGCAAACCGCAATCAATGAAACAAAACGACGACGTGAAATTCAATTAGCTTTTAATTTAAAACATAATATTATCCCTAAAACAATTATTAAACCAATTCACGAAGATTTAAGTGGCCATGATTATAAACAAAATGCGGAATTATATGCTGCAAAAGCTTCAAAAAACGAGTACAATCAAAAAATCAAAGAATTAAAGAAAAAAATGGAAGAAGCTGCAAAAAAACGTGAATATGAAGTTGCTGCTCAATATCGCGATATGATTGTTGAATTAGAAGCCATTAAGCAAAGTGTAAAAAGCAAATAA
- the ligA gene encoding NAD-dependent DNA ligase LigA, whose translation MDKIKAKIDELKQKLDQWNYEYYVLDDPSVPDHVYDQTMRELIELENNYPQFKTNNSPSVKVGGFVSEKFNKVKHKRPMLSLSNAFNDDDLKKFDQDNQNASVDLKGYVVEPKIDGLSISIIYKNAKLHQAITRGDGINGEDVTSNILTIKDIPHYIDQKYKDYEIEVRGEVYMAFHDFYEMNDNLEESDKKFANPRNAAAGTLRSLDNSIVAERKLSAFMYYLVNAQELGIKTHYESIQFLRDNKFKVSDLIVKVDTINEVINQIDCYTKVRDKLSYMIDGIVIKINNLEVYDEIGYTSKFPKWAIAYKFPANVVSSQLLEIINDVGRTGKISYVAKIKPILLDGSMVEYATLHNFDFIKEKDIRINDEIKIYKAGDVIPYVDGVDLSKRLANSVPYEPIINCPSCQSVLVRENDEVDQRCLNIYGCKKINIEKIVYFVSRNCMNIEGMSDAIINKFYDANLIKNIADLYYLQKHKEFILTSDFKIKEKSFSNLINSINNSKKCSLEFLLTAFGIRHVGPNLAKKIAKQFKTMTALMHANFDELTNVDACGEKAALSLINWFNDEHNVSLVNQLQQVGVNMEYIDDFIYDDNINIIDEYKNKTFVITGSFSISRDEIKTILEKYYHAKVKNSVSKKTDYVLVGTEAGTKLEKAKLLGVKIIENEFWKKDNNF comes from the coding sequence ATGGATAAAATAAAAGCTAAAATTGACGAATTAAAACAAAAACTAGACCAATGAAACTATGAATATTATGTTTTAGATGATCCAAGTGTGCCAGACCATGTTTATGATCAAACAATGCGGGAGTTAATCGAACTTGAAAATAATTATCCTCAATTTAAAACTAACAATTCACCAAGTGTAAAGGTTGGCGGCTTTGTTTCAGAAAAATTTAATAAAGTAAAACATAAAAGACCAATGTTATCACTTTCAAATGCTTTTAATGATGATGATTTAAAAAAATTTGATCAAGATAATCAAAATGCTAGTGTCGATTTAAAAGGGTACGTAGTTGAACCTAAAATTGATGGTTTAAGCATTTCTATTATTTATAAAAATGCCAAATTACACCAGGCAATTACAAGAGGAGATGGGATTAATGGCGAAGATGTTACTTCCAATATTTTAACGATTAAAGACATTCCTCACTATATTGATCAAAAATATAAAGACTACGAAATTGAAGTTCGTGGTGAAGTCTATATGGCTTTTCATGATTTTTATGAAATGAATGATAATTTAGAAGAAAGTGATAAAAAATTTGCTAATCCAAGAAATGCTGCTGCTGGAACATTAAGAAGTCTAGATAATTCAATTGTTGCAGAACGTAAATTAAGTGCTTTTATGTATTATTTGGTTAATGCACAAGAACTAGGAATTAAAACGCATTATGAAAGTATTCAATTTTTAAGAGATAATAAATTTAAAGTTAGTGATTTAATTGTTAAAGTCGATACAATTAATGAAGTTATTAATCAAATTGATTGTTATACTAAAGTGCGTGATAAACTTTCATATATGATTGATGGTATTGTTATTAAAATTAATAATTTAGAAGTTTATGATGAGATTGGTTATACTTCTAAATTTCCTAAATGAGCAATTGCTTATAAATTTCCAGCTAATGTTGTTAGCTCACAATTACTAGAAATTATTAACGATGTTGGGCGTACAGGAAAAATCTCATATGTTGCTAAAATTAAACCAATTTTATTAGATGGTAGTATGGTTGAATACGCTACTTTACATAACTTTGATTTTATTAAAGAAAAAGACATTCGAATTAATGATGAAATTAAAATTTATAAAGCAGGGGATGTAATTCCTTATGTTGATGGTGTTGATTTATCAAAACGTTTAGCAAATAGTGTACCTTATGAACCAATTATAAATTGCCCTTCATGCCAATCAGTTTTAGTACGTGAAAATGATGAAGTTGACCAACGCTGCTTAAATATTTATGGATGTAAAAAAATCAATATTGAAAAAATCGTTTATTTTGTTTCACGTAATTGCATGAATATTGAGGGAATGAGTGATGCCATTATTAATAAATTTTATGATGCTAATTTAATTAAAAACATTGCAGATTTATACTATTTGCAAAAACACAAAGAATTTATTTTAACTAGTGATTTTAAAATTAAAGAAAAAAGTTTTAGTAATTTAATTAATAGTATTAATAATTCAAAAAAATGTTCTTTAGAATTTTTATTAACAGCTTTTGGAATTCGTCATGTTGGACCAAATTTAGCTAAAAAAATAGCTAAACAATTTAAAACAATGACTGCTTTAATGCACGCTAATTTTGATGAATTAACTAATGTTGATGCATGTGGGGAAAAAGCAGCCTTATCATTAATTAATTGGTTTAATGATGAGCATAATGTTTCTTTAGTTAATCAATTACAACAAGTTGGTGTAAATATGGAATATATTGATGATTTTATTTATGATGATAACATCAATATAATTGATGAATATAAAAATAAAACTTTTGTTATTACTGGTTCATTTAGTATTAGCCGTGATGAAATTAAAACTATTTTAGAGAAATATTATCATGCAAAAGTTAAAAACAGTGTTTCTAAAAAAACAGATTATGTTTTAGTTGGCACTGAAGCGGGTACGAAATTAGAAAAAGCTAAATTATTAGGTGTGAAAATTATTGAAAATGAATTTTGAAAAAAGGATAATAATTTTTAA